The stretch of DNA TGAAGACCCCTGGACCCGCCCCGAACTACGTGCCAAATACGCTATTGGCACCAAACACAAAGGTGTTGTGCGTAACCTGACCAACTTTGGCCTGTTCCTCGAATTGGAAGAAGGCATCGATGGTCTGGTACACGTATCGGATCTGTCGTGGACGAAGAAAATTAAACATCCGTCAGACTTCATCAAAGTGGGTGAAGAACTCGACGTGGTTGTACTCGAACTCGATGTCGACAACCGTCGTCTGGCTTTGGGCCACAAGCAACTCGAAGAGAACCCGTGGGATACCTTTGAGACCATTTTCGCCGTGGGCACGGTTCACCGTTGCACAATCCTGAGCAAAAATGACAAAATGGCAACCCTCGAACTGCCCTACGGCATCGAAGGATTCTCGTCGTTGAAGAATTTGGCGAAAGAAGACGGTTCGTTTGCCGAAGCAGGTGAGTCGCTCGACTTTAAAGTGACCGAGTTCTCGAAAGATGAGAAGCGCATCATGCTCTCGCACAGCAAGACGTGGGGTGAGAAAAACGAGCCGGTTAAAGAAGCTAAAGCCCCGAAAGCGGCTAAGCCTTCGACCAGCACGAACCAGCCGGAGCGCGGTGCTACCCTGGGCGACCTCGACGCGCTGGCCGCGTTAAAAGAGCAAATGGAAGGCCGCAACTAAGCTGCCGACTACGAGATAATAAAATGCCCCTGCATCAAGTGTGATACAGGGGCATTTTTTGTTACTTACACGTCATGCACTGACCATTTAAGCAACACGCCGGGAAAACGCAGCCATGTTGATTCGTAATTAATCTGTATTTTTTCTGGCTCGGTTTTCGCCTTGTTGAATAAACGCATATATTTGCAGTCCCAAATGCGCTGGCTTAGGCGCCTGGAAAAAGTGGTTCCGTGGCCGAGAGGCTAGGCTCAGCTCTGCAAAAGCTGCTACAGCGGTTCGAATCCGCTCGGAACCTCCACATAACTGCTCTTCTCAACTGTGTTGTAAGCACAGATGGAAAGAGCAGTTTTTTTGTGAACAACCTCTTTAACAAACCGTTACACACGCATCACGCTTGTGGGCGCACGTAATTACTTAGAACCTTTACAAATAAAATTCAGGGCAAAAAATAACTAAACGTCTATTTTTGCCTATACAGTAATCGTATCGTACTTTTGTGGGCCGATGAAAAATTGGTAGCGAATATGGTGTTCAATTCAACAAATAGATTTGTCAAAATGAGTCGCTTGTCAAGGTTTTGCGGGGTATTGACCCTGTCGATGGCTCTGCTCGTAAATAGCGGTCAGACAAACGCACAGGACTCAGTAGCAGCCGCTGGCGGTGGTCCGGCTGCGGCCACACCAGCCGCTGGCGGTGGGGGTGATGCTGAAAAAGGAAAAACGTTATTTAACAACAACTGTGCTCAATGCCATGCCGTTGGCGATGAAGTAATTGTAGGACCTGGTCTGAAAGGAATTCAGCAGCGTGCTCCAAGTAAAGATTGGCTGTATAAATGGATTCGAAATTCGTCGGCCTTAATTGCGACGGGTGATCCGTATGCTGTTCAGGTATTCAATAAGTTCAACAAAGTACAAATGTCGAACTTCCCGAATCTGACGGACGCCGATATTGATGGCATTCTGGCGTACATCGATCAGGCGAGTGCTCCGGCACAGCAAGCTACTACAGCACCTGCTGGGGGCGGTACTGCTGCTCCGGCTGCTACAGCTACGTCGGGCCCTTCAGAGTTGTTCACTTTCGTATTAGTAGCATTACTTATTGTGATGTTGCTCGTGTTGGGTGTTCTGCTGGCGATTGTAACGATTTTGTCGAAAGCTGTTACGCCTGTTACCCCTGAAGGCACAACCACACAGGCTCCACTGGCGCAGCGTCTGAAAGAGGGATTGTCGAGTGCGTTTAACAATTCGACTCTTCGTTCGATTGTTATCTGGCTTTTTATTCTGGTTGCCACTAAGGAAACAATCGATGGCGCGTTTAGCATAGGTATTCAGCAGGGATACGCACCCAAGCAACCAATAGCGTACTCACACAAACTGCACGCTGGTCAGTACAAGATTGATTGTAATTACTGCCACACAGGTGTAAACAAAGGCAAGTCTGCGCATATTCCAGCGGCTAACGTTTGTATGAATTGCCACGGCGTGATTAAAAAAGAATCGCCTGAAATTCAAAAGATTTATGCGGCAATTGAGCAGAATCGTCCTATTGAATGGGTACGGGTACATAATCTACCTGATTTAGCTTACTTCAACCATGCTCAACACGTAAATGTGGGTAACGTTCAGTGTCAGACTTGCCACGGCGAAATTGAGAAGATGGAAGTGGTTCAGCAGCGTTCGTCGCTGACTATGGGCTGGTGTATTGACTGCCACCGGAAAACGGAGGTCAACACGAAAGACAACGCCTATTACGATAAGTTAGTGGCTTTGCACCGCAAGGAGAGCAAAGAGCCATTAAAGGTTGCTAATATTGGCGGTCTGGAATGTTCAAAGTGTCACTACTAAGCCAATGAGTAATGAACAGTGCCTGCGAATAGGCTCGTTGTTCATTAGTCCATTTACATTATCATTCACAAATACCACGCATGGAAAATACAACCAAACGGTATTGGAAAGGGGTTGAAGAACTGCGCAACGATGCAACGTTTATTAAAAACGCCAACAGCGAGTTCGCTAACCCTGATCTGGGTGAGTCGTCGAACGATCTGGATGGTTTGCTCGGAGGCTCCAATACCCAACGCCGTGACTTCCTTAAAGTAATGGGCTTTGGTATGGCGGCAGTATCGCTCGCTGCCTGTGAAACACCGGTTCACAAAGCCATACCATACATCAACAAGCCGGAAAATGCTTTTCCGTCAATCTCTGATTATTATGCGTCAACTTATGTAGACGGAGGAGATTATGCCGCTATTTTGGTGGAAACCCGCGATGGTCGTCCTATTAAAATTGAAGGCAATCCGGAGTCGAGCATATCAAAGGGCGGTACTACAGCTCGCGTTCAGGCTTCAATATTGTCATTGTATGACATTGACAAATTGAAGAAAGGACCGAGACGGGGTGAAGCTGACATTGACTGGGCTACGGCTGACCGCGAAATCGTTAATCAGTTAAATTCGGTTGCTGGCAGAAGTGGTTCTATTCGCATCGTCACGTCGACTATTCTCAGCCCGGCTACAAAAGCTGTCGTTGCTGAGTTTGTGGCGAAGTACCCGACTACGCGCCACATTATGTATGATGCCAACTCAGCATTTGGCATTGTGCAGGCTAATCAGCTTTCGTTTGGCAAGGCGGTGGTTCCTTCCTATGATTTCAGCAAAGCACAGATTATCGTAAGTCTCGGTGCCGATTTCCTTGGCACATGGATTGCTCCATTGGAGTATGCGAAGCCATACGCACAGGGCCGGAAAATCGGAGCTGTTGGAGGTGGAAAGAAAACCATGTCGCGGCATTATCAGTTTGAGACAGGGCTGTCGATGACTGGTGCTAACGCTGATTATCGCGGTACATATAAGCCGTCGCAGGAAGGCCTGGTCGTTGCGAATCTGTATAATAAGGTAGCAGCTAAATTAGGCGGCAGTCAAATCAGTGTTCCAGCCGTTACGGTTCAATACCTCGACAAGGCTGCCAATGATCTTGCCCGTTCGCGTGGTCAGGCTTTGGTGGTGTCGGGTTCGAATGACCCGAACGTGCAGGTGATTGTGAACGCGCTCAATAACTTGCTTGGTAGCTACAGCAGTACTATCGACCTGAACACGCCGGTCAATTACCGTCAAGGTAATGATGTGCAGATGGACGCCTTCATCAACGACGCCAAAGCAGGTCGTGTGGGAGCTGCGCTGTTCTTTAATGCAAACCCAGTTTACGATCACCCACGTGGTGCCGAACTGGCCGAAGCACTGCCAAGGATTGCACTGTCCGTTTCTTTTGCCGACCGTGTAGACGAAACGGCCTCGTTGTCGAAATATATCACGCCTGCTCCACACTTTTTAGAGTGTTGGGATGATGCCGAACCAAAGGCAGGGCATTATAGCCTGATGCAGCCGGCTATCACGCACATCTTCAAAACTCGTCAGTTTCAATCAAGTTTGCTGACGTGGCTTGGTAAGCCAAATGATTATCAGACGTATTTGAAAAACTTTTGGCGGACCACCTACTACCCGCAGGCATCTGGGTTTGCTTCGTTTGACGCTTTCTGGATCAAGTGCCTGCACGATGGTGTTTTCGAACCGCGTAAGAGTCAGGCAGTTGCGGGTGGTGCCTCGTTTGCAGGTAACGTAACACAGGCTGCTGCTGCCATCGCACAACGTTATAAGCCGACAACGGGCATAGAAGTGGCGTTGTACGAGAAGGTTGGGATTGGCACAGGTTCGATGGCAAACAACCCTTGGTTGCAGGAGATGCCTGACCCAGTATCCAAAGCCTGCTGGGATAATTATGCTGCCATATCCCAGAAAACTGCCAACGAGATGGGTCTCGCCCAAAACGATCTTGTAACGGTTTCAGCTAATGGCAAATCGATAGAACTGCCGGTACTTGTTCAACCCGGTCAGGCCGACAATACGGTTTCGATAGCAATTGGCTATGGCCGAGAAAAGGCGGGTAAAGCGGCAAATGGAGTTGGTAAAAATGCGTTTCCGCTTGCGACATTAGCTGGCGGTTTCGTAAGCTTCTCAGCCGTCAATGCGAAAGTAGAGAAAGCCAGTGGTCGCCGTGAAATAGCACAGACGCAAACGCACGACACAGTGATGGGGCGCCGGGCGGTATTGCAGGAAGCCAAACTGGTTGACTACATAAAGAACCCAATGGCAGGCCGGTATGTGCCGAAGGTAGAAACCTCGGAAGGGCCAACCGAATCAACCAATATTACTCTCTGGCACGGTTACGGGAAGCCAAATCATTCGTGGGGCATGGTCATTGACCTGAACTCGTGCATTGGTTGTAATGCCTGCGTAATTGGTTGTCAGTCAGAAAATAATGTTCAGGTTGTAGGTCGCGATGAAGTAATTATGCGTCGTGAAATGCACTGGATTCGGATTGACCGCTATTACAGCAGCGATGCTGAAGCTGAAGACCTGAAAGGTTTGGAGGTGGCCTCGGCAAATCCTGAAGTTACATTCCAGCCGATGCTTTGTCAGCATTGTAGCAACGCTCCCTGCGAAACAGTATGTCCGGTTCTGGCAACTACGCACAGTACCGAAGGGTTGAACCAGATGACGTATAACCGTTGTATCGGTACGCGTTACTGTGCCAACAACTGCCCATACAAAGTGCGTCGATTCAACTGGTTTAAGTACCATGATAACGACAATTTCGATTACCACTTTAATAATGACCTTGGCAAGATGGTCATCAACCCGGATGTAACGGTTCGGTCGCGGGGGGTTATCGAAAAATGTTCGTTCTGTGTGCAACGGATTCAGGAAGGCAAGCTAACGGCGAAAAAAGAACGTCGCCGACCTATGCCGGATGAGATTCAAACGGCCTGCGCCCAAGCCTGCCCAACAAACGCCATTGTTTTTGGCGATATGAATAATCCGGAGAGTACAATTTCTAAAGTGCTCGAAACGGAGATGAAGGG from Spirosoma montaniterrae encodes:
- a CDS encoding c-type cytochrome, producing the protein MSRLSRFCGVLTLSMALLVNSGQTNAQDSVAAAGGGPAAATPAAGGGGDAEKGKTLFNNNCAQCHAVGDEVIVGPGLKGIQQRAPSKDWLYKWIRNSSALIATGDPYAVQVFNKFNKVQMSNFPNLTDADIDGILAYIDQASAPAQQATTAPAGGGTAAPAATATSGPSELFTFVLVALLIVMLLVLGVLLAIVTILSKAVTPVTPEGTTTQAPLAQRLKEGLSSAFNNSTLRSIVIWLFILVATKETIDGAFSIGIQQGYAPKQPIAYSHKLHAGQYKIDCNYCHTGVNKGKSAHIPAANVCMNCHGVIKKESPEIQKIYAAIEQNRPIEWVRVHNLPDLAYFNHAQHVNVGNVQCQTCHGEIEKMEVVQQRSSLTMGWCIDCHRKTEVNTKDNAYYDKLVALHRKESKEPLKVANIGGLECSKCHY
- a CDS encoding TAT-variant-translocated molybdopterin oxidoreductase, whose translation is MENTTKRYWKGVEELRNDATFIKNANSEFANPDLGESSNDLDGLLGGSNTQRRDFLKVMGFGMAAVSLAACETPVHKAIPYINKPENAFPSISDYYASTYVDGGDYAAILVETRDGRPIKIEGNPESSISKGGTTARVQASILSLYDIDKLKKGPRRGEADIDWATADREIVNQLNSVAGRSGSIRIVTSTILSPATKAVVAEFVAKYPTTRHIMYDANSAFGIVQANQLSFGKAVVPSYDFSKAQIIVSLGADFLGTWIAPLEYAKPYAQGRKIGAVGGGKKTMSRHYQFETGLSMTGANADYRGTYKPSQEGLVVANLYNKVAAKLGGSQISVPAVTVQYLDKAANDLARSRGQALVVSGSNDPNVQVIVNALNNLLGSYSSTIDLNTPVNYRQGNDVQMDAFINDAKAGRVGAALFFNANPVYDHPRGAELAEALPRIALSVSFADRVDETASLSKYITPAPHFLECWDDAEPKAGHYSLMQPAITHIFKTRQFQSSLLTWLGKPNDYQTYLKNFWRTTYYPQASGFASFDAFWIKCLHDGVFEPRKSQAVAGGASFAGNVTQAAAAIAQRYKPTTGIEVALYEKVGIGTGSMANNPWLQEMPDPVSKACWDNYAAISQKTANEMGLAQNDLVTVSANGKSIELPVLVQPGQADNTVSIAIGYGREKAGKAANGVGKNAFPLATLAGGFVSFSAVNAKVEKASGRREIAQTQTHDTVMGRRAVLQEAKLVDYIKNPMAGRYVPKVETSEGPTESTNITLWHGYGKPNHSWGMVIDLNSCIGCNACVIGCQSENNVQVVGRDEVIMRREMHWIRIDRYYSSDAEAEDLKGLEVASANPEVTFQPMLCQHCSNAPCETVCPVLATTHSTEGLNQMTYNRCIGTRYCANNCPYKVRRFNWFKYHDNDNFDYHFNNDLGKMVINPDVTVRSRGVIEKCSFCVQRIQEGKLTAKKERRRPMPDEIQTACAQACPTNAIVFGDMNNPESTISKVLETEMKGRAFHVLEEINVRPQISYLTKIRNKDEEPKQETRQESQA